A portion of the Haemorhous mexicanus isolate bHaeMex1 chromosome 3, bHaeMex1.pri, whole genome shotgun sequence genome contains these proteins:
- the IAH1 gene encoding isoamyl acetate-hydrolyzing esterase 1 homolog codes for MALAEAGARGRLLRWPRVLLFGDSITEYSFQENGWGAYLAERLVRKCDVLNRGISGYNTRWAKLILPRLITESTSADSIAAVTIFFGANDSALKELNPKQHVPLEEYAANLKSMVQYLKSVDITADKIILITPPPLQESAWEKACLAKGDKLNRCNATTGQYAQACVQVARECGTDVLDLWSLMQKNQDFSSYLSDGLHLSTKGNSFLAAQLWSRLENKLSALPSLLPYWRDVDHTNPEASLL; via the exons ATGGCGCTGGCGGAGGCGGGAGCCCGCGGGCGGCTCCTGCGCTGGCCTCGCGTCCTGCTCTTCGGAGACTCCATCACTGAG tACTCCTTCCAGGAAAATGGCTGGGGGGCATACCTTGCTGAGAGACTGGTCAG GAAATGTGATGTTTTGAACCGTGGGATCTCAGGGTACAACACCAGATGGGCTAAGTTGATTCTTCCAAGACTGATCACTGAAAGTACTAGTGCTGACAGTATTGCTGCAGTTACTATTTTCTTTGGAGCCAATGACAGTGCTTTAAAAG AGCTGAACCCTAAGCAGCACGTTCCTTTGGAGGAGTATGCCGCCAACCTGAAGAGCATGGTGCAGTACCTGAAGTCAGTAGACATTACTGCAGACAAGATTATTTTGATTACACCGCCACCTCTTCAGGAATCAGCTTGGGAAAAGGCATGTCTTGCCAAAG GTGACAAACTGAACCGCTGCAATGCCACCACGGGGCAGTACGCCCAGGCCTGCGTGCAGGTGGCCAGGGAGTGTGGCACAGACGTGCTTGACCTCTGGAGCTTGATGCAGAAGAATCAG GATTTCTCTTCCTATTTGTCGGATGGTCTTCATTTATCAACAAAAGGCAACAGCTTTCTAGCAGCTCAGCTTTGGTCACGCCTGGAAAACAAACTGTCTGCCCTGCCTTCTCTGCTTCCTTACTGGCGTGATGTGGACCACACGAACCCCGAGGCCAGTCTCCTgtga